TTCACCTGATTTAATACCCTTTTTGCTCCGCTCCTCTGGTAAATCCCCGCCATTTTACGAGCCAAATTCAGCTTCCTGGGATTGGAGAAGAATCCCCTGTACATGATTCGTTTTACCAAGGGCAGCCCTTTATTTCTCGTAAAACGTGCTCGAATGTCACTGATGATTGTGGTGATGGGTACATTTGACGGACAATTGACTTCACAAGCTTTGCACAACAAACATTCGTTGATAAACCTATCCAATTCAGGTTCTTTATCTAAATCAAGTTGATTTTCCAGGCCTAAACGGAGCAAGCGCAAACGCCCGCGGGCAACAGCAAATTCAGTACCGGCTATTTTATAGGTCGGGCAGACATCCTGACAGGAAGCACAACGATTGCATTTCATTATTACATCTAAGAGTTCCGCTTGCTTCACGACAATCACTCCTTCAAAAAGCAGATTTGCGGAACTAATATTTTATTGGGATCAACTTGTCTTTTGATCTCTAAGAGAAGTTTCTGGTTAGTCATTTCAGCTTTAGCCCGCAAAGTATTTCCTCTATGAATTAAACACCCCTCAAATTGCCGGAGTTCTCCGCTTAGCTCTTCGATCAATTTGCCTTCATCATCAACCGTGTTTTTCAAATCGATTTCAAGGGTACCGTTGGTGACATTACCTTGAATATTAACAGAAAGACGGTGTTTTTCTGCCCAAGCCCATAGGCATTCTAGTACCCTGCCATAATTCTGAAGCGGCACTCTAAAGGTAAACGGCATTTCTTTTATCTTTTCCAGTAAATTAGAACTTCGTTTAAATCCATATTTTCTTTCCATTTCTGAGGCCTGTAATTCCAGGGCTTCCTTAAAACCTTCAAGTTCCAACTGTAAGGATAATTCCTCTCCATCAGTTCTCAATAACAGAGAGGCCAGACTTAATGGTTCATTAAATATTCCTTTGATTATAGCTTGTACTGAGGCCAGACCTCTGAAACTGCACTTCATAATAAGATTATTTTCAGGAAGAGGTCTGAGCCGCAGAGTTACTTTAGTAATGATTCCAAATAAGCCCCAAGAGCCCGCCAGAAGCTGGCTCACATCGTAGCCGCTCACATTTTTGACAGTTCTTCCACCCACCCTGATTATATCACCCTGAGGGGAAACGAACTCCATACCCATGACATAGAAGCGGCTGCTTTTATACATATATTTTTTTCTCCCATAACGATTGGCAGCCACCTGCCCGCCAATGGTTGAGGAGATTTCATCCGGTTCAACAGGAAAAAAGATTTTATCCCGAGCCAATAATTTCTGAAGCTCCTGAAATGTCAAGCCGGCTTCGACTTCTATACTCATATTTTTAGGCCTATACTCTATAATCCGCTTAAGCTTTTTTGTGGACATCAGTATTCCTGCTGCAAACGGTTCAATCCTCTTCTGAAATATCGTTCCGCTGCCAACGGGATAAACGGGCAATTGACATTGATTGGCTAACTTCAGGATACCGGCAACATCCTCAGCCGATTCAGGATAAAAGATTAAATCCGGACGATAACCGGCCTCAAATAGGTTTCTATAGTGACTGTACGTGTCTTGAGCAGGAATAAATTGTTTAAAAACATCAACAACTTGCTGCTGGGTCATGGAACCCTTCCCCCATTCCCTCTGAAATCAGCTTGCCAGGATTTAATTTTGCCTGGGGATCGAAGGCTGTCTTTAACCGCTTCATGTAGTTCAAGCTTTCCTGACTAAAAGCCAGAGGCATGTATTTTATCTTTTCCAGACCAATGCCATGTTCTCCGGAAAGAGTCCCTCCTTGGGCCAAAGCCTCCTTGAATATTTCATCACAAACAGATTCAATAACTTCATTCTCCTGAGAGATCCGGTGATCATAAAGCAGGTGAGGATGTAAATTACCATCACCCGCATGGGCCACTTGGGCTATAATAATTCCATATTTTTGGGCCAGTGCAGAGACATTACTTAACATAATGGGGAGACGGTCCCTGGGAACCACAATATCCTGAACAACCATGGAGGGCTTAAGTTTGCCCAGAGCGCCATTGGCCGACCTTCTTGCTTTCCAAAGGGAAAGCCTCTCCAGTTCACTGTTGGCGATAGTATAGTTCTGAGCTTTGTTCGTTTTAAAAGATTCGATAATAGCTGTAAACTGCACCTCAACTTCAGAACTGAAGCCATCGACTTCCAGTAATAAAAGTGCCTCGGCATTGACAGGCAGGCCTAACTTAGCATAGTCCTCCACAGCCCTGATCAGCGTATTATCCATAATTTCCATGGTCGTGGGAATAACACCTTTGGCGATAATGTCGGCAACACAATCCCCTGCATCCGCCAGATTATCAAAGACAGCGGTCATAGTCACCACATGAGAATTAATCGGAGTTAAACTTAGCAAGGCCTTTGTAACTACCCCCAGAGTCCCTTCCGAACCGCAGAGGAAATAACTTAAATCAATTTGCTCTTCTGAAGGGGAGACCATCTCTCCTGTTGTCACGATCTCACCCGTGGGAAGCACAAGCTCCAATCCCAAGATATGATCCTTTGTACAGCCATATTTAACCCCACGCATCCCACCCGCGTTTTCTGAAATATTGCCGCCGATTGTGGCTACATTCAGACTGCCGGGGTCGGGAGCGAACATCAATCCATAGGGCTCTGCCAATAGCTGAACCTGCTTATTGATCGCACCGGCTTCTGCCAATACAGTGCGGGCACCCGGATTTATGTCTAAAATCCGGTTCATCTTATTCATCGAGATAACAATGCCGCCCTGAGAAGCAACCGCCCCGCCGCTTAAACAAGTTCCGGCACCACGGGGAGTAATTTCGAGATCATACCTTTGAGCTAATTTGAAGATAGCACTAACCATTTCTGTTGTTGTGGGAAATACGACAGCATCCGGCGTGCCAAAAAATTGAGAGGCATCATATGCATAAGTTGCCAGGGGTATTCGTGCCGTAATAAGATTCTTTTCACCTACAATTTGTTCCAGCTCTTTGACAATAATGTTCTGAAGCACCGTTATCACCTACTTTCCGGAAATTAGATAATAATTCTAAGGGTATAATCAAAAAAGCAATAAATCCTGACTATCCTCGGCAAAGGGAATCTGCCCGATTTCCTCCACAATGGTAATATTCCGGTTTTCTCTTAACTCTTCAACCAAGCTCGCCGAAACATAGAATTCCTCTAATTCCAAAGTGTTCTTGATAATGCAGATCCTGGCCTTTTCAACCCCTCTTGGGCCGATAGTCTTTAAGGCCGTTTCAACCGCTTCCTTATCTGTGTCTAAAAATATGGGAATCTTACCTCGTTCTAAATAACTCGTTGAAATGACATTGGCATACATGGGCTTAAAGTCTATCTTATCTACCAGTTTCTTCGTTGTTAAATCGGCTAAACCAATTCCCAAGGCATTGCCATAGGAATTACCGGCCAGATCAAGGGCAACAATTCTCTTGATTTGCAGCTCACCCTGTTCCGGTAACCCTTCAACTTTCAATCTGCCAATAACATTGGTGTCCATACCGGTCCCACTGATGGCTTTTCCCATTGACTTGACAATCAGAACGTCCAAATCCTTAAAGGGAAGTCTTGCCATTTGAGATTTGGCCATTTCCAGCAGCTTCTCTTCTTTCTCAAACATCTCTCCGCTTTTCACTAACTCCAAATGCGCTGTCTCTTCCTGACTATTCTCTACAATCGCCAATCCACCCAGGATATTCACCTTTTCCAGCAAAAGCTTGGCAGCCACAGGAATATACTTGCTTAAACCATGGGTGTGCAAGGCAACACATCCCTTGTGCTTCCCCAGTCCAATTGAAATCATTTTGATCAGACCGCTGCCCAAGGGCCCTCCAAAGTCAGTATGAGGCTTAACCCGGTTTATCACAAAAACGCTATCGGCCTCTGCCGCCAACTTATCAAAATATAGGGGAACTGCCCCATCAATTTCACCAAGCCTGACAACCTCCATGCTTGAGTGAAGAGGGACACCCACCTTTTTCTCCGTGACCCCCAAACTATTCAGCACTTTCAATTGCCCTGCCGCTGTAGCCCCGCCATGGCTGCCCATAGCCGGTACAATAAAAGGGCAAACATTGAGTTTTTTTAACTCCTTAATCACCGATTTTACGATGTCTGATATGTTGGCAATACCCCTGCTGCCCACGGCAACAGCTATTTTACTGCCTGGTTTCAGGCGATCAGCCAAGTCGGCTTTCTCAAATTCCTGAGAAATCGTCAGAGAAATATCATCAATCCTGGTGGAATTAAATTCTTGTTTGACTTTAAATAAATTCAAATCCATTGTCCGGCCCTCTATTTCATCATCAGATTAGGTAAATACATGGAAATTGCAGGAATATAAGTAATCAGCAAAACTGCCGCAACCATGGCAATGATATACGGAATAATTGCCTTTGAAATTCGTTCAATACTAAGATTGGATTGACCACAGGCAACAAAGAGATTCACACCTAAAGGCGGCGTAAACATACCAATGGCCGTATTAACAACCATAATTAAACCAAATTGAATTGGATCGACACCCATTTTGACAACAAGAGGCAGGAAAATTGGTGCCAAGATGATAATTGCAGCATTGGTTTCCATAAAACAACCAACAATCAATAAAAGCAGATTAATGAGCAGAAGAATAACAATTTTGCTGTCCGAGAAGCTGACAAAGGCTTGAGCCACTGCATCAGGTATCCGCTCACTGGTCATGATCCAGCCAAAGATTGAAGCCGCTGCGATGATCAACATCACGATAGAGGTGCTCGCAGCCGCATTGGCCAGGAGCTTACCTAAGTCAGTAAATTTCAGCTCCTTGTATACGAATACCCCCACG
This Desulfosporosinus orientis DSM 765 DNA region includes the following protein-coding sequences:
- a CDS encoding FAD-binding oxidoreductase, whose product is MTQQQVVDVFKQFIPAQDTYSHYRNLFEAGYRPDLIFYPESAEDVAGILKLANQCQLPVYPVGSGTIFQKRIEPFAAGILMSTKKLKRIIEYRPKNMSIEVEAGLTFQELQKLLARDKIFFPVEPDEISSTIGGQVAANRYGRKKYMYKSSRFYVMGMEFVSPQGDIIRVGGRTVKNVSGYDVSQLLAGSWGLFGIITKVTLRLRPLPENNLIMKCSFRGLASVQAIIKGIFNEPLSLASLLLRTDGEELSLQLELEGFKEALELQASEMERKYGFKRSSNLLEKIKEMPFTFRVPLQNYGRVLECLWAWAEKHRLSVNIQGNVTNGTLEIDLKNTVDDEGKLIEELSGELRQFEGCLIHRGNTLRAKAEMTNQKLLLEIKRQVDPNKILVPQICFLKE
- a CDS encoding FAD-binding oxidoreductase codes for the protein MLQNIIVKELEQIVGEKNLITARIPLATYAYDASQFFGTPDAVVFPTTTEMVSAIFKLAQRYDLEITPRGAGTCLSGGAVASQGGIVISMNKMNRILDINPGARTVLAEAGAINKQVQLLAEPYGLMFAPDPGSLNVATIGGNISENAGGMRGVKYGCTKDHILGLELVLPTGEIVTTGEMVSPSEEQIDLSYFLCGSEGTLGVVTKALLSLTPINSHVVTMTAVFDNLADAGDCVADIIAKGVIPTTMEIMDNTLIRAVEDYAKLGLPVNAEALLLLEVDGFSSEVEVQFTAIIESFKTNKAQNYTIANSELERLSLWKARRSANGALGKLKPSMVVQDIVVPRDRLPIMLSNVSALAQKYGIIIAQVAHAGDGNLHPHLLYDHRISQENEVIESVCDEIFKEALAQGGTLSGEHGIGLEKIKYMPLAFSQESLNYMKRLKTAFDPQAKLNPGKLISEGMGEGFHDPAASC
- a CDS encoding lactate racemase domain-containing protein; translation: MDLNLFKVKQEFNSTRIDDISLTISQEFEKADLADRLKPGSKIAVAVGSRGIANISDIVKSVIKELKKLNVCPFIVPAMGSHGGATAAGQLKVLNSLGVTEKKVGVPLHSSMEVVRLGEIDGAVPLYFDKLAAEADSVFVINRVKPHTDFGGPLGSGLIKMISIGLGKHKGCVALHTHGLSKYIPVAAKLLLEKVNILGGLAIVENSQEETAHLELVKSGEMFEKEEKLLEMAKSQMARLPFKDLDVLIVKSMGKAISGTGMDTNVIGRLKVEGLPEQGELQIKRIVALDLAGNSYGNALGIGLADLTTKKLVDKIDFKPMYANVISTSYLERGKIPIFLDTDKEAVETALKTIGPRGVEKARICIIKNTLELEEFYVSASLVEELRENRNITIVEEIGQIPFAEDSQDLLLF